Proteins from a genomic interval of Desulfovibrio piger:
- a CDS encoding CapA family protein produces the protein MVQRMTMAWVKWLGCAGLLLLLSGPVMAAEGVLEILAAGDVLLGGRMLEAPQAGELFGPLTRRRLEQADIFLWNCEIAGLSSVSKQNTFVFHADGLLFPQMAFANGAACTANNHVFDGLEEGAANLMAVLEGARIRHNGLHDRGTFAPLSLLPQREPPVYLLTGSPMSQIGSGPRIVTLSYPQLLEAVRTLRAREPEACIILYSHDGNEGFSEASDRQRLWADWFAAAGADIILFAHSHCYGGFETLEASPRKTFVAWGLGNFLFGGNRGWRSRSDVRLLSIRLDMATGGKSACWLYGKTKNWQFSLYRMDESVLRQVQDLGARAAAIVGQPPVEGNEQEKADEGFGLGSLFLFWKNL, from the coding sequence ATGGTACAGCGCATGACCATGGCATGGGTAAAATGGTTGGGATGTGCGGGCTTGCTCCTGCTGTTGTCGGGGCCGGTCATGGCCGCGGAAGGCGTGCTGGAGATCCTGGCGGCCGGAGATGTGCTGCTGGGCGGCCGGATGCTCGAAGCGCCCCAGGCTGGAGAGCTTTTCGGGCCCCTGACCCGCCGGCGTCTGGAGCAGGCGGACATTTTTCTGTGGAACTGCGAGATCGCCGGTCTTTCTTCCGTCTCCAAGCAGAATACCTTCGTCTTCCATGCCGACGGGCTGCTGTTCCCCCAGATGGCGTTTGCCAATGGCGCTGCCTGCACCGCCAACAACCATGTGTTCGACGGGCTGGAAGAGGGCGCGGCCAATTTGATGGCGGTGCTGGAAGGGGCCCGTATCCGCCACAACGGCCTGCATGACCGCGGTACCTTCGCCCCCCTGTCGCTTTTGCCCCAACGAGAGCCGCCGGTCTACCTGCTGACGGGATCGCCCATGTCGCAGATAGGCAGCGGGCCCCGGATCGTCACACTGTCCTATCCCCAGCTGCTGGAAGCCGTGCGGACATTGCGTGCCCGGGAGCCGGAGGCCTGTATCATCCTGTATTCCCATGACGGGAACGAAGGTTTTTCCGAGGCTTCGGATCGCCAGCGGCTCTGGGCGGACTGGTTTGCCGCCGCAGGGGCGGACATCATCCTTTTCGCCCACAGTCATTGCTACGGCGGGTTCGAGACCCTCGAGGCCTCGCCGCGCAAGACCTTCGTGGCCTGGGGACTGGGGAATTTTTTGTTCGGCGGCAACCGAGGCTGGCGGAGCCGGAGCGATGTGCGCCTGTTGTCCATCCGTCTCGATATGGCCACCGGCGGCAAATCCGCCTGCTGGCTGTACGGGAAGACCAAAAACTGGCAGTTTTCCCTGTACCGCATGGACGAAAGCGTGCTGCGGCAGGTGCAGGATCTGGGGGCCCGGGCTGCCGCCATCGTCGGCCAGCCTCCGGTGGAAGGGAACGAACAGGAAAAGGCCGATGAAGGATTCGGGCTGGGCTCATTGTTCCTGTTCTGGAAAAATCTTTAG
- a CDS encoding acyl-CoA thioesterase — MRIFTQEIIVAPQHIDIQNRVSNLCYVQWMQDLAINHSTVQGWGVDRYEAEGHGWVVRQHTITYKRPALAGDVITAATWVAELASRQSLRRYLFWRAADRSVLAEAATVWVYIDMATGRPSRLPASLQSAFEVVADDKEVLQLLQG, encoded by the coding sequence ATGCGCATCTTCACCCAGGAAATCATCGTCGCTCCCCAGCATATCGACATCCAGAACCGCGTCAGCAACCTGTGCTATGTGCAGTGGATGCAGGATCTGGCCATCAACCACTCCACTGTCCAGGGCTGGGGCGTGGACCGCTACGAAGCGGAAGGGCACGGCTGGGTCGTCCGCCAGCATACCATCACCTACAAACGCCCTGCCCTTGCCGGAGATGTCATCACCGCCGCCACCTGGGTGGCCGAGCTTGCCTCCCGCCAGAGCCTGCGCCGCTATCTGTTCTGGCGCGCCGCCGATCGCAGCGTCCTGGCCGAAGCGGCCACGGTCTGGGTCTATATCGACATGGCGACCGGCCGGCCTTCCCGCCTGCCCGCTTCCCTGCAATCGGCCTTCGAGGTCGTGGCAGACGACAAGGAAGTTTTGCAGCTCCTGCAGGGCTAG